In the Gossypium raimondii isolate GPD5lz chromosome 9, ASM2569854v1, whole genome shotgun sequence genome, one interval contains:
- the LOC105798704 gene encoding DNA mismatch repair protein MSH2 isoform X1: MDENFDEQNKLPELKLDAKQAQGFLSFFKTLPNDPRAVRFFDRRDYYTAHGENATFIAKTYYRTTTALRQLGSGSNGLSSVSVNKNMFETITRDLLLERTDHTLELYEGSGSNWRLMKSASPGNLSSFEDVLFANNEMQDTPVVVALLPNFRENGCTVGFSYVDLTKRILGLVEFLDDSHFTNVESALVALGCKECLLPLESGKSSECRTLSDALTRCGVMVTERKKTEFKARDLVQDLGRLVKGSIEPVRDLVSGFEFAPAALGALLSYAELLADEGNYGNYSICRYNLGSFMRLDSAAMRALNVLESKTDANKNFSLFGLMNRTCTAGMGKRLLHMWLKQPLLDISEINSRLDLVQAFVEDTELRQDLRQHLRRISDIERLMRNIQRTRAGLQHIVKLYQSSIRVPHIKSALEKYDGQFSSLIKERYLDPFELLTDDDHLNKFIALVETSVDLDQLENGEYMISPSYDDALATLKSEQESLERQIHNLHKQTAFDLDLPVDKALKLDKGTQFGHVFRITKKEEPKVRKKLSTQFIVLETRKDGVKFTNTKLKKLGDQYQKVLEEYKNCQKELVNRVVQTTATFSEVFEHLAGFLSELDVLLSFADLASSCPTPYTRPRITPPDVGDIVLEGSRHPCVEAQDWVNFIPNDCRLVRGKSWFLIITGPNMGGKSTFIRQVGVNILMAQVGCFVPCEKASISVRDCIFARVGAGDCQLRGVSTFMQEMLETASILKGATENSLVIIDELGRGTSTYDGFGLAWAICEHIVEVIKAPTLFATHFHELTALAHENGNYELQKKQIVGVANYHVSAHIDSSSRKLTMLYKVEPGACDQSFGIHVAEFANFPESVVALAREKAAELEDFSPTSIISTDAGQEQEGSKRKRGYDADDISRGAAKAHKFLKEFAELPLETMDLKQALQQVTKLKDDLQKDVNNSEWLQQFF, encoded by the exons TTGATCGCCGG GATTATTATACTGCTCATGGTGAAAATGCAACCTTTATCGCAAAAACGTATTATCGTACTACTACTGCTCTCCGGCAACTCGGTAGTGGCTCGAATGGCCTTTCAAGTGTAAGTGTTAATAAAAACATGTTTGAAACAATCACCCGTGATCTTCTCCTGGAGAGAACAGACCACACTCTGGAGCTCTATGAAGGTAGTGGCTCCAATTGGAGGTTGATGAAAAGTGCCAGTCCTGGGAATCTGAGCAGTTTTGAAGATGTTCTCTTTGCCAACAATGAGATGCAGGATACACCTGTTGTTGTCGCACTGCTTCCTAACTTCCGTGAAAATGGTTGCACTGTTGGATTTAGTTATGTTGATTTAACAAAGAGAATACTTGGTTTGGTTGAGTTTCTTGATGATAGTCACTTTACTAATGTGGAGTCAGCTTTGGTTGCTCTTGGTTGTAAGGAGTGCCTTTTGCCCTTGGAGAGTGGAAAATCCAGTGAATGTAGAACTCTGAGTGATGCTTTGACCAGATGTGGTGTTATGGTAACTGAGAGAAAGAAAACTGAATTTAAAGCAAGGGATCTGGTGCAGGATCTTGGTAGGCTAGTCAAAGGCTCCATTGAACCAGTTCGAGACTTGGTTTCTGGGTTTGAATTTGCACCAGCTGCTTTAGGAGCCTTACTTTCTTATGCAGAATTACTAGCAGATGAAGGAAATTATGGAAACTATAGCATTTGTAGATACAATCTGGGCAGCTTCATGAGGTTAGATTCTGCTGCAATGAGGGCATTGAATGTCCTAGAAAGCAAAACTGAtgcaaacaaaaattttagtttgtttggTCTTATGAATAGAACCTGTACCGCTGGGATGGGTAAGCGGTTGCTTCATATGTGGCTAAAACAGCCTTTGTTAGATATAAGTGAGATAAATTCAAGGCTAGATTTGGTACAGGCTTTTGTGGAGGATACTGAGCTTCGCCAAGATTTGAGACAGCATCTAAGAAGAATTTCAGATATTGAACGACTTATGCGCAATATTCAAAGGACAAGAGCTGGTTTGCAGCATATTGTAAAACTTTATCAG TCAAGTATAAGAGTTCCCCACATTAAAAGTGCCCTGGAAAAATATGATGGACAGTTTTCTTCCTTGATCAAGGAAAGATATTTGGATCCTTTTGAGCTCTTGACTGATGATGATCATTTGAACAAGTTTATTGCTCTTGTTGAGACTTCTGTCGACCTAGATCAACTTGAAAATGGGGAATACATGATTTCACCTAGTTATGATGATGCACTTGCTACACTAAAAAGTGAGCAGGAGTCACTAGAGCGCCAAATACACAATTTACATAAACAAACTGCTTTTGATCTTGATCTGCCGGTAGACAAGGCATTAAAGTTAGATAAGGGCACACAGTTTGGACATGTTTTCAGAATTACAAAGAAAGAAGAGCCCAAAGTAAGGAAAAAGCTCTCCACCCAATTTATTGTCCTTGAAACCCGAAAGGATGGAGTGAAATTCACTAACACAAAGCTTAAAAAGTTGGGGGACCAGTACCAAAAGGTACTTGAGGAGTATAAGAATTGTCAAAAAGAGCTAGTAAATCGAGTGGTTCAAACTACAGCAACTTTCTCTGAG GTATTTGAGCACTTAGCTGGGTTTCTCTCTGAATTGGATGTCCTACTTAGTTTTGCAGATTTAGCTTCAAGTTGTCCTACCCCATACACAAGACCCAGAATTACTCCACCA GATGTGGGGGATATTGTTTTAGAAGGAAGTAGACATCCTTGTGTGGAGGCTCAGGACTGGGTTAATTTTATACCAAATGATTGTAGACTT GTAAGAGGCAAGAGCTGGTTCCTGATCATCACTGGACCTAATATGGGTGGAAAATCAACATTCATCCGCCAG GTTGGTGTTAACATTCTAATGGCACAAGTAGGCTGTTTTGTTCCTTGTGAAAAAGCTAGCATTTCTGTTCGAGATTGTATTTTTGCCCGTGTTGGTGCTGGTGACTGCCAA CTACGTGGAGTTTCTACCTTTATGCAAGAAATGCTTGAAACTGCATCAATATTGAAAGGAGCTACTGAGAATTCATTGGTGATCATCGATGAGTTGGGGCGAGGAACATCAACCTATGATGGATTTG GTTTAGCATGGGCCATATGTGAGCATATTGTTGAAGTGATTAAAGCACCCACACTGTTTGCTACCCACTTCCATGAACTGACTGCTTTAGCTCATGAAAATGGCAATTATGAGTTGCAGAAAAAACAGATCGTTGGTGTGGCAAACTATCATGTTAGTGCTCACATTGACTCATCAAGTCGGAAATTGACAATGCTGTACAAG GTTGAGCCAGGGGCATGTGATCAAAGTTTTGGTATTCATGTGGCAGAATTTGCCAATTTTCCTGAAAGTGTTGTTGCTCTTGCAAGAGAAAAGGCTGCTGAATTGGAAGATTTCTCACCGACTTCAATCATTTCAACTGATGCTGGACAAGAG CAGGAGGGTTCAAAAAGGAAGAGAGGGTATGATGCTGATGACATATCTAGGGGTGCTGCAAAGGCTCACAAGTTTTTAAAGGAGTTTGCTGAGCTGCCATTGGAGACCATGGACCTGAAACAGGCTCTGCAACAAGTAACCAAGCTAAAGGATGACTTACAAAAAGATGTGAACAACTCTGAGTGGCTTCAGCAATTCTTCTAG
- the LOC105798704 gene encoding DNA mismatch repair protein MSH2 isoform X2, translating into MDENFDEQNKLPELKLDAKQAQGFLSFFKTLPNDPRAVRFFDRRDYYTAHGENATFIAKTYYRTTTALRQLGSGSNGLSSVSVNKNMFETITRDLLLERTDHTLELYEGSGSNWRLMKSASPGNLSSFEDVLFANNEMQDTPVVVALLPNFRENGCTVGFSYVDLTKRILGLVEFLDDSHFTNVESALVALGCKECLLPLESGKSSECRTLSDALTRCGVMVTERKKTEFKARDLVQDLGRLVKGSIEPVRDLVSGFEFAPAALGALLSYAELLADEGNYGNYSICRYNLGSFMRLDSAAMRALNVLESKTDANKNFSLFGLMNRTCTAGMGKRLLHMWLKQPLLDISEINSRLDLVQAFVEDTELRQDLRQHLRRISDIERLMRNIQRTRAGLQHIVKLYQSSIRVPHIKSALEKYDGQFSSLIKERYLDPFELLTDDDHLNKFIALVETSVDLDQLENGEYMISPSYDDALATLKSEQESLERQIHNLHKQTAFDLDLPVDKALKLDKGTQFGHVFRITKKEEPKVRKKLSTQFIVLETRKDGVKFTNTKLKKLGDQYQKVLEEYKNCQKELVNRVVQTTATFSEVFEHLAGFLSELDVLLSFADLASSCPTPYTRPRITPPDVGDIVLEGSRHPCVEAQDWVNFIPNDCRLVRGKSWFLIITGPNMGGKSTFIRQVGVNILMAQVGCFVPCEKASISVRDCIFARVGAGDCQLRGVSTFMQEMLETASILKGATENSLVIIDELGRGTSTYDGFGLAWAICEHIVEVIKAPTLFATHFHELTALAHENGNYELQKKQIVGVANYHVSAHIDSSSRKLTMLYKVEPGACDQSFGIHVAEFANFPESVVALAREKAAELEDFSPTSIISTDAGQEEGSKRKRGYDADDISRGAAKAHKFLKEFAELPLETMDLKQALQQVTKLKDDLQKDVNNSEWLQQFF; encoded by the exons TTGATCGCCGG GATTATTATACTGCTCATGGTGAAAATGCAACCTTTATCGCAAAAACGTATTATCGTACTACTACTGCTCTCCGGCAACTCGGTAGTGGCTCGAATGGCCTTTCAAGTGTAAGTGTTAATAAAAACATGTTTGAAACAATCACCCGTGATCTTCTCCTGGAGAGAACAGACCACACTCTGGAGCTCTATGAAGGTAGTGGCTCCAATTGGAGGTTGATGAAAAGTGCCAGTCCTGGGAATCTGAGCAGTTTTGAAGATGTTCTCTTTGCCAACAATGAGATGCAGGATACACCTGTTGTTGTCGCACTGCTTCCTAACTTCCGTGAAAATGGTTGCACTGTTGGATTTAGTTATGTTGATTTAACAAAGAGAATACTTGGTTTGGTTGAGTTTCTTGATGATAGTCACTTTACTAATGTGGAGTCAGCTTTGGTTGCTCTTGGTTGTAAGGAGTGCCTTTTGCCCTTGGAGAGTGGAAAATCCAGTGAATGTAGAACTCTGAGTGATGCTTTGACCAGATGTGGTGTTATGGTAACTGAGAGAAAGAAAACTGAATTTAAAGCAAGGGATCTGGTGCAGGATCTTGGTAGGCTAGTCAAAGGCTCCATTGAACCAGTTCGAGACTTGGTTTCTGGGTTTGAATTTGCACCAGCTGCTTTAGGAGCCTTACTTTCTTATGCAGAATTACTAGCAGATGAAGGAAATTATGGAAACTATAGCATTTGTAGATACAATCTGGGCAGCTTCATGAGGTTAGATTCTGCTGCAATGAGGGCATTGAATGTCCTAGAAAGCAAAACTGAtgcaaacaaaaattttagtttgtttggTCTTATGAATAGAACCTGTACCGCTGGGATGGGTAAGCGGTTGCTTCATATGTGGCTAAAACAGCCTTTGTTAGATATAAGTGAGATAAATTCAAGGCTAGATTTGGTACAGGCTTTTGTGGAGGATACTGAGCTTCGCCAAGATTTGAGACAGCATCTAAGAAGAATTTCAGATATTGAACGACTTATGCGCAATATTCAAAGGACAAGAGCTGGTTTGCAGCATATTGTAAAACTTTATCAG TCAAGTATAAGAGTTCCCCACATTAAAAGTGCCCTGGAAAAATATGATGGACAGTTTTCTTCCTTGATCAAGGAAAGATATTTGGATCCTTTTGAGCTCTTGACTGATGATGATCATTTGAACAAGTTTATTGCTCTTGTTGAGACTTCTGTCGACCTAGATCAACTTGAAAATGGGGAATACATGATTTCACCTAGTTATGATGATGCACTTGCTACACTAAAAAGTGAGCAGGAGTCACTAGAGCGCCAAATACACAATTTACATAAACAAACTGCTTTTGATCTTGATCTGCCGGTAGACAAGGCATTAAAGTTAGATAAGGGCACACAGTTTGGACATGTTTTCAGAATTACAAAGAAAGAAGAGCCCAAAGTAAGGAAAAAGCTCTCCACCCAATTTATTGTCCTTGAAACCCGAAAGGATGGAGTGAAATTCACTAACACAAAGCTTAAAAAGTTGGGGGACCAGTACCAAAAGGTACTTGAGGAGTATAAGAATTGTCAAAAAGAGCTAGTAAATCGAGTGGTTCAAACTACAGCAACTTTCTCTGAG GTATTTGAGCACTTAGCTGGGTTTCTCTCTGAATTGGATGTCCTACTTAGTTTTGCAGATTTAGCTTCAAGTTGTCCTACCCCATACACAAGACCCAGAATTACTCCACCA GATGTGGGGGATATTGTTTTAGAAGGAAGTAGACATCCTTGTGTGGAGGCTCAGGACTGGGTTAATTTTATACCAAATGATTGTAGACTT GTAAGAGGCAAGAGCTGGTTCCTGATCATCACTGGACCTAATATGGGTGGAAAATCAACATTCATCCGCCAG GTTGGTGTTAACATTCTAATGGCACAAGTAGGCTGTTTTGTTCCTTGTGAAAAAGCTAGCATTTCTGTTCGAGATTGTATTTTTGCCCGTGTTGGTGCTGGTGACTGCCAA CTACGTGGAGTTTCTACCTTTATGCAAGAAATGCTTGAAACTGCATCAATATTGAAAGGAGCTACTGAGAATTCATTGGTGATCATCGATGAGTTGGGGCGAGGAACATCAACCTATGATGGATTTG GTTTAGCATGGGCCATATGTGAGCATATTGTTGAAGTGATTAAAGCACCCACACTGTTTGCTACCCACTTCCATGAACTGACTGCTTTAGCTCATGAAAATGGCAATTATGAGTTGCAGAAAAAACAGATCGTTGGTGTGGCAAACTATCATGTTAGTGCTCACATTGACTCATCAAGTCGGAAATTGACAATGCTGTACAAG GTTGAGCCAGGGGCATGTGATCAAAGTTTTGGTATTCATGTGGCAGAATTTGCCAATTTTCCTGAAAGTGTTGTTGCTCTTGCAAGAGAAAAGGCTGCTGAATTGGAAGATTTCTCACCGACTTCAATCATTTCAACTGATGCTGGACAAGAG GAGGGTTCAAAAAGGAAGAGAGGGTATGATGCTGATGACATATCTAGGGGTGCTGCAAAGGCTCACAAGTTTTTAAAGGAGTTTGCTGAGCTGCCATTGGAGACCATGGACCTGAAACAGGCTCTGCAACAAGTAACCAAGCTAAAGGATGACTTACAAAAAGATGTGAACAACTCTGAGTGGCTTCAGCAATTCTTCTAG